Proteins co-encoded in one Flavobacteriaceae bacterium MAR_2009_75 genomic window:
- a CDS encoding polyphosphate kinase, with product MIKNKPRYINREISWLSFNERVLQECEDKNVPLIERLRFLGIFSNNLDEFFKVRYATVKRIFEAGKSGKSVLGGERAKDLLVEITKIVIDQQRKSVEILGKIENELEDQNINLLSENQLSEKQGAFIKKYFLQKVSPQLMTIILNDLAEFPMLKDTAAYLAVKMVLRSDDRTKSTYEKREKRYALIEIPKGIDRFIVLPKEGDKNFIMILDDAIRYCLDSVFPMFDYKSISSHMIKITRDAELDIDNDLSKSFIEKISSSVEHRKIGDPVRFVYDKNIEKDTLEFLKEKMEIEDADSVIPGGRYHNKRDYMGFPSLGRHDLMYDKITPLPVKGLNLEGSLLEKIAEKDYLQYTPYHTFSYVLKFLREAALDPKVKTIKITVYRLAANSQVAACLSNAVKNGKQVTLQIELRARFDEQANIKYAEELQAEGVKLIFGVPGLKVHSKICLIEREENEEIKRYGFISTGNFNESTARIYTDYTLFTADEPILKELNKVFDFFETTYKINKYKHLIVSPHYTKSFFKKLIDNEITNAKAGKEAYIRIKMNSFTSYKMIDKLYEASNAGVKIQLIVRGVCCLIPGVEGMSENIEAISVVDKFLEHPRLFIFCNDGNPKVYISSADFMTRNIENRVEVGCPIYDEDIKRELIDTFDISWNDNVKARIFDEEQKNEYRVNDKPKLRSQFEMYDYYRDKLGITDNIDETIDM from the coding sequence ATGATAAAGAATAAACCCCGTTATATTAATAGGGAAATCAGCTGGTTAAGTTTTAACGAGCGTGTACTACAAGAGTGCGAAGACAAGAATGTGCCCCTGATTGAACGATTACGTTTCTTAGGTATATTTTCTAATAACTTAGATGAATTTTTTAAAGTTCGGTATGCAACGGTGAAACGAATTTTTGAGGCCGGTAAGTCTGGTAAGAGTGTTTTGGGAGGAGAGCGGGCTAAAGATTTGTTGGTTGAGATAACAAAAATTGTTATCGACCAACAAAGAAAGAGTGTCGAGATACTTGGTAAAATAGAAAATGAGCTAGAAGACCAGAACATTAATTTGCTCAGTGAAAATCAATTGTCTGAAAAGCAGGGTGCGTTTATAAAGAAGTATTTCTTGCAGAAGGTAAGTCCACAATTAATGACCATCATCCTGAACGACTTGGCGGAGTTTCCGATGCTTAAAGATACAGCAGCTTATTTGGCCGTAAAGATGGTGTTAAGAAGTGATGACCGTACCAAAAGCACCTATGAAAAAAGGGAAAAACGGTATGCATTAATTGAAATACCTAAAGGTATTGATCGATTTATAGTTCTACCAAAAGAAGGGGATAAGAACTTTATCATGATACTTGATGATGCGATCAGATATTGTCTTGACAGTGTTTTTCCGATGTTCGATTATAAGTCCATTTCTTCGCACATGATTAAAATTACACGTGATGCCGAGTTGGATATTGATAATGATTTGAGTAAGAGTTTTATTGAAAAAATTAGTTCAAGTGTAGAGCATAGAAAAATTGGTGATCCCGTACGTTTCGTCTATGATAAAAATATCGAGAAAGACACACTCGAATTTCTTAAAGAAAAGATGGAAATTGAAGATGCCGATAGTGTAATACCTGGTGGCAGATACCACAACAAAAGGGATTATATGGGCTTCCCGAGTCTGGGCAGGCATGATTTGATGTATGATAAAATTACGCCGCTGCCTGTAAAAGGACTAAATCTTGAGGGTAGTTTATTGGAGAAGATAGCGGAGAAAGATTATTTGCAATACACGCCCTATCATACATTTTCCTATGTATTAAAATTTTTACGGGAAGCTGCGCTTGATCCAAAAGTCAAGACCATTAAAATTACCGTTTATAGGTTGGCAGCCAATTCACAGGTTGCCGCATGTCTTTCAAATGCCGTGAAAAACGGTAAACAGGTAACCTTGCAAATAGAATTGCGTGCGCGTTTCGATGAACAGGCGAACATAAAATACGCTGAAGAGCTTCAAGCGGAAGGCGTGAAATTAATTTTTGGTGTTCCCGGACTTAAAGTTCACAGTAAAATATGTCTTATTGAACGCGAAGAGAATGAAGAAATAAAAAGATACGGTTTTATCAGTACCGGTAACTTTAACGAATCTACGGCACGAATCTACACCGATTACACTTTATTTACTGCTGATGAACCAATTTTGAAAGAGCTAAATAAGGTTTTCGATTTCTTTGAAACTACCTATAAAATCAATAAATACAAGCATCTTATTGTCTCACCACATTACACTAAAAGTTTTTTCAAAAAGCTGATAGATAATGAGATTACTAACGCAAAAGCTGGTAAAGAGGCCTACATAAGAATAAAGATGAACAGTTTTACTTCATACAAAATGATTGATAAACTGTACGAGGCCAGTAATGCAGGTGTTAAGATACAATTGATAGTTCGGGGTGTGTGTTGTCTGATTCCTGGTGTTGAAGGAATGAGCGAAAATATAGAGGCTATAAGTGTGGTCGACAAGTTTTTAGAACACCCGAGATTGTTTATTTTCTGTAACGATGGTAATCCAAAAGTGTATATCTCTTCCGCAGATTTTATGACACGTAATATTGAAAATAGGGTAGAGGTAGGTTGCCCGATCTATGATGAGGATATCAAACGTGAATTGATCGATACTTTCGATATTTCATGGAACGATAATGTAAAGGCCCGAATTTTTGATGAAGAACAGAAAAATGAATATAGGGTAAATGATAAGCCCAAACTTCGCTCTCAATTTGAGATGTATGATTACTATCGCGATAAATTAGGTATAACGGATAATATTGATGAGACTATAGATATGTAA
- a CDS encoding tRNA-(ms[2]io[6]A)-hydroxylase: MLGLKLPTDPRWVNIVEKNIEEILIDHAYCEQKAASTAISLIVSFPEYTELVEEMIALSREEMGHFKMVHDRIIARGIVLGRDRKDEYVIELLKFFPKGGSRTNQLVHRLLYAGLIEARSCERFRLLSEELKDKELAEFYHKLMVSEAGHYTMFLKFARKYGNREEVDKKWEDLLAYEAQIMKNLGKKESIHG; this comes from the coding sequence ATGCTCGGTCTTAAGCTTCCAACCGACCCTAGATGGGTAAATATCGTTGAGAAAAACATTGAAGAAATTTTAATCGACCACGCCTATTGTGAACAAAAAGCAGCAAGCACGGCAATATCACTCATTGTCAGTTTTCCTGAATACACAGAATTAGTAGAAGAGATGATTGCGCTCTCCAGAGAAGAAATGGGCCACTTTAAAATGGTTCATGATCGAATAATTGCTCGGGGTATAGTATTGGGAAGAGACCGTAAAGATGAGTATGTAATCGAACTATTGAAGTTTTTCCCTAAAGGGGGAAGCCGAACCAACCAACTTGTTCATAGGCTTTTATATGCGGGACTCATTGAAGCTCGTAGCTGCGAACGCTTTAGGTTACTTTCAGAAGAGCTCAAAGACAAAGAACTAGCCGAATTCTATCACAAATTAATGGTCAGTGAAGCGGGACATTATACAATGTTTCTCAAATTCGCCAGAAAATATGGTAATCGAGAAGAGGTTGACAAAAAATGGGAAGACCTCTTAGCATACGAAGCTCAAATAATGAAGAATTTAGGTAAGAAAGAATCCATTCACGGTTAA
- a CDS encoding 4-hydroxybenzoate polyprenyltransferase, which produces MGNVLLAYARLARPANLPTAAADIFAGVAAGGLFATLGQTKFLESPVFVDFLCLVLASIFLYAGGVILNDVFDYKIDQVERPERPIPNGTISLTSAAIYGGLVLLTGIVFAFLVSNLSGGIAIALALAILLYDGIAKKYDFFGPLSMGLCRGLNLILGLSIFGDLNFWWLAVIPIVYIFAITLISRGEVHGENKNHIVLAGVLYSIVVVAVLSVAVFYTDSVFVTLLYLILFAFMVFRPLVKAYMENSPKNIKKAVIAGVMSLIILDAALGATFSVWWYGLIILALLPISMGLSKLFAVT; this is translated from the coding sequence ATGGGTAATGTATTGTTAGCTTATGCCCGTTTGGCACGCCCTGCTAATTTACCGACTGCTGCGGCTGATATTTTTGCCGGGGTGGCTGCTGGGGGTTTATTTGCTACTCTCGGGCAGACCAAATTTTTAGAATCTCCGGTTTTCGTGGACTTCCTGTGTCTGGTTTTGGCTTCCATATTTCTGTATGCGGGCGGGGTTATCTTAAACGATGTTTTCGATTACAAGATAGATCAGGTAGAGCGGCCCGAGCGACCAATTCCCAACGGTACTATATCTTTAACTTCAGCGGCAATTTATGGAGGTTTGGTTCTTTTGACGGGTATTGTATTTGCATTTTTGGTATCAAACCTTTCAGGGGGTATAGCCATAGCTTTGGCCTTGGCAATTCTATTGTATGACGGTATTGCCAAAAAATACGATTTTTTTGGGCCCTTAAGTATGGGTCTGTGCCGAGGGTTAAATCTAATTCTTGGGCTATCGATTTTTGGCGACCTTAATTTTTGGTGGTTGGCAGTTATACCTATCGTATATATTTTTGCTATAACATTGATCAGTAGGGGTGAAGTTCATGGTGAGAACAAAAACCATATTGTTTTGGCAGGTGTTCTCTATTCGATTGTGGTAGTGGCCGTTTTATCTGTGGCCGTGTTTTATACTGATTCTGTGTTCGTTACGTTACTATATTTAATACTGTTCGCTTTTATGGTGTTTCGACCTTTGGTCAAGGCCTATATGGAGAATTCTCCAAAAAATATTAAGAAAGCGGTTATCGCAGGCGTAATGTCATTGATTATACTTGATGCTGCGTTGGGCGCAACATTTTCTGTTTGGTGGTACGGTTTGATTATTCTGGCTTTACTGCCCATTTCGATGGGGCTCTCCAAACTTTTTGCCGTTACGTAG